Proteins encoded by one window of Halosolutus gelatinilyticus:
- a CDS encoding cellulase family glycosylhydrolase, translating to MSRETAADKVSDSHGDSERATEVERFGDPDRRMYLKTVGAVGAATAGSGLLTAAASAAAYPDALTGIRGAQYFQYGSWNNYQIWSNYANAEIERDLDYARSLGLNSLRVLASYEYWQEDGPSFFAHVEHFLTECDARGIRPILVLFEAPPEDEPTEANRTDTDPETAFGVHSPSRENVIQPRDWSGWARSPLHFTRRWAEEFGEDSRLLATEIMNEPGDVQPRQDFVKDMLAEFVANAPNGTVTMGCKDFQYNDVYDENDDLDIHQFHMNLPVDEQAARDYLAQAEQHRANTGKPLWCTEWQRTREEPPNRFLPNYESLAPIVDDAHANGQIDGDFFWQLMLKPAYLQTPRQNGRVNGLFHEDGTPFDASDRDALAGVERYYPDGWQNHSFPYPDPEYFN from the coding sequence ATGTCAAGAGAGACGGCTGCCGACAAGGTATCGGATAGTCACGGCGATAGCGAACGCGCCACCGAGGTCGAGCGTTTCGGCGACCCCGACCGCAGGATGTACCTGAAGACGGTGGGCGCGGTCGGAGCGGCGACGGCCGGGTCGGGCCTGCTGACGGCCGCCGCGAGCGCGGCGGCCTATCCGGACGCCCTCACCGGGATCCGCGGCGCACAGTACTTCCAGTACGGCTCCTGGAACAACTACCAGATCTGGTCGAACTACGCGAACGCCGAGATCGAGCGGGACCTCGACTACGCGCGGTCGCTGGGCCTGAACTCGCTGCGCGTGTTGGCGTCATACGAGTACTGGCAGGAGGACGGACCGTCGTTCTTCGCGCACGTCGAACACTTCCTCACGGAGTGCGACGCGCGCGGCATCCGACCGATCCTGGTGCTCTTCGAGGCGCCGCCCGAGGACGAACCGACCGAGGCCAACCGGACGGACACCGACCCCGAGACGGCGTTCGGCGTTCACTCGCCATCCCGCGAGAACGTCATCCAGCCGCGGGACTGGTCGGGATGGGCACGGTCGCCGCTGCACTTCACGCGCCGGTGGGCCGAGGAGTTCGGCGAGGACTCGCGGCTGCTCGCTACCGAGATCATGAACGAACCCGGCGACGTGCAACCGCGACAGGACTTCGTGAAGGACATGCTCGCCGAATTCGTCGCGAACGCGCCGAACGGGACGGTGACGATGGGCTGCAAGGATTTCCAGTACAACGACGTGTACGACGAGAACGACGACCTCGACATCCACCAATTTCACATGAACCTGCCGGTCGACGAGCAGGCGGCGAGGGATTACCTCGCGCAGGCCGAGCAGCACCGCGCCAACACGGGGAAACCGCTGTGGTGCACCGAGTGGCAGCGCACCCGCGAGGAACCGCCGAACAGATTCCTGCCCAACTACGAGTCGCTCGCCCCGATCGTCGACGACGCGCACGCGAACGGGCAGATCGACGGCGACTTCTTCTGGCAGTTGATGCTGAAGCCGGCGTACCTGCAGACGCCGCGCCAGAACGGGCGCGTCAACGGGTTGTTCCACGAGGATGGGACGCCGTTCGACGCCTCCGACCGCGACGCCCTCGCCGGCGTAGAACGGTACTACCCCGACGGGTGGCAGAACCACTCGTTCCCGTATCCCGATCCGGAGTACTTCAACTGA